One segment of Castanea sativa cultivar Marrone di Chiusa Pesio chromosome 3, ASM4071231v1 DNA contains the following:
- the LOC142629112 gene encoding uncharacterized protein LOC142629112 produces MQIKDEGYLTFPDKLKGDPNKRSRDKYCHFHRDHGHDSFDYYILKQRIEALIRQGKLQRFISKERTDPPPPQEQVAQRENEHSRLPIGDIKMIMGGTASFGLYKKARKTYLRVVQNVQLTSFIPKMVRVDNPIIRFSEENARCLHHPYDDAFVVSIRVGDYNTHWVLVNNGSSADILYYMAF; encoded by the coding sequence atgcagatcaaggatgaagGATACCTGACATTTCCCGACAAactgaagggagaccccaataAGAGATCCAGAGACAAGTACTGCCACTTTCACCGAGATCACGGTCACGACTCATTTGACTACTACATCTTGAAGCAACGAATAGAAGCTCTTATCAGACAAGGAAAGTTGCAGAGGTTCATTAGTAAGGAAAGAacagaccccccccccccacaagaACAAGTTGCTCAAAGGGAGAACGAGCATTCTAGACTGCCCATAGGAGACATAAAAATGATTATGGGAGGCACTGCTTCTTTTGGCTTGTACAAAAAGGCCCGTAAGACTTACCTCAGGGTGGTTCAAAACGTCCAGCTGACAAGCTTCATCCCAAAGATGGTGCGAGTCGACAACCCCATTATCAGATTCTCAGAGGAAAATGCTCGATGTCTCCACCACCCGTATGACGATGCATTCGTCGTGAGCATACGAGTAGGAGACTATAACACACACTGGGTCTTGGTTAACAACGGAAGCTCCGCTGACATCCTTTACTACATGGCGTTCTAG